One window of Pseudomonadota bacterium genomic DNA carries:
- a CDS encoding matrixin family metalloprotease, which yields MLSLTVLALPGAVSAFTTKTTASGKPIRWTEQAVPMRMGRQVVNLLEPGEARRAAAIATDAWLGLPRVPDVLLQDGLSNDGPGYHQGTSSNGIYLVRPWTFDSQKLAVTVTTYEEATGKMIDADVLVNGDVGYDLLEEHAGEEHAAQHAPRRRSDDYDLAAVLTHELGHVLGLGESEADRLVTMWPYIRHGETHQRSIEADDEQGAITIYRSQVLSEPRGGCGGQASVPGRPTQTGSVWWLVGLLAAAGLVSRIIATPVRRRYARSLALAFSPLLFAGQLGTAPAGDPAAATRKVNLLLQQGKLAELQSAVLSGSAEVRLAAAQALADQPYREYRRLASRLAEDSHPAVSAAGLEALHKTRHAAPRHSVPAAQAGSRLSALLGSGQLLRGRIARLGASREDGLIFTRYEVVDQATGTAHGLRLPGGTLNGISQQVGEEPLPSDGAELVVVPRRNAPAAWAHVSGTTLYGGSLGHGPAIRDAL from the coding sequence ATGCTATCCTTGACCGTCTTGGCTCTTCCTGGCGCGGTCTCCGCATTCACCACGAAGACCACGGCCTCCGGCAAACCGATCCGCTGGACGGAGCAAGCGGTCCCCATGCGCATGGGCCGGCAAGTCGTCAACCTGCTCGAGCCCGGCGAGGCCCGCAGGGCCGCCGCAATCGCAACCGATGCCTGGCTCGGGCTGCCGCGCGTTCCAGATGTGCTGCTCCAGGACGGACTTTCCAACGATGGCCCCGGCTACCACCAGGGCACGAGCAGCAACGGCATCTACCTGGTGCGACCCTGGACGTTCGACTCCCAGAAGCTCGCCGTGACCGTGACCACCTACGAGGAGGCAACCGGCAAGATGATCGACGCCGATGTGCTCGTGAACGGAGACGTCGGTTATGACCTGCTCGAGGAGCACGCGGGAGAAGAGCATGCTGCGCAGCACGCGCCGCGGCGGCGCTCCGACGACTACGATCTGGCGGCGGTCCTGACGCATGAGCTCGGACACGTGCTCGGCCTGGGCGAGAGCGAGGCAGATCGTCTGGTGACGATGTGGCCCTACATTCGTCACGGCGAGACCCACCAGCGCAGCATCGAGGCCGACGACGAGCAAGGCGCCATCACGATCTACCGCTCCCAAGTACTCAGCGAGCCGCGAGGCGGTTGCGGCGGTCAGGCGAGCGTTCCCGGCCGCCCCACGCAAACCGGCTCGGTGTGGTGGCTTGTGGGATTGCTCGCGGCGGCAGGGTTGGTCTCCAGGATCATCGCTACGCCCGTGCGCCGTCGCTATGCCCGAAGCCTCGCTCTTGCGTTCTCACCGCTCCTGTTCGCGGGACAGCTCGGAACCGCCCCCGCGGGCGACCCCGCTGCAGCCACCCGCAAGGTCAATCTGCTGCTACAGCAGGGCAAGCTCGCCGAGCTGCAAAGCGCAGTACTCTCAGGAAGCGCCGAGGTCAGACTGGCTGCGGCGCAAGCGCTCGCGGATCAGCCGTACCGAGAGTACCGGCGTCTCGCGAGCCGCCTGGCCGAAGATTCGCACCCCGCGGTTTCGGCTGCGGGTCTCGAGGCGCTCCACAAGACGAGGCACGCGGCGCCGCGGCACTCGGTACCGGCTGCGCAAGCCGGGAGCCGATTGAGCGCGCTGCTGGGCAGCGGACAGCTGCTGCGTGGCAGGATCGCTCGGCTGGGAGCCTCACGCGAGGACGGCCTCATCTTCACGCGCTACGAAGTGGTGGACCAGGCTACCGGGACCGCGCACGGCCTTCGGCTACCCGGAGGCACCCTGAACGGCATCAGCCAACAGGTCGGCGAAGAACCGCTACCGAGCGACGGCGCAGAGCTCGTCGTGGTGCCCCGACGGAACGCACCAGCGGCCTGGGCTCACGTCTCGGGTACGACCCTATATGGGGGATCCCTCGGTCACGGCCCCGCGATCCGCGACGCGCTCTAG
- a CDS encoding alanine:cation symporter family protein: MTSRVLAALLALALLVGSPAAPGSFVSVAHARQGDEAASTLNEQFGRYLVAPFKTVLFWDVVFWDNGREGETELPIIVLWLISGALFFTLRMRFINLRAFSHALVVTAGRYDDPSEPGEVSHFRALASALSATVGLGNIAGVAIAVGTGGPGATFWMILAGFLGMSSKFVECTLGQMFREVDSNGRVLGGPMRYLSAGLSELGMPRTGTFLAILFSLLCIGASFAGGNIFQSNQSYQMTAEVIPFFRDNPTLYGLLMVLLVGIVIVGGIRRIGAVAGYIVPVMCGVYVVAGVWILLSNVQAIPGAFGRIFSEAFTPQAGYGGFLGVLVTGVRRAAFSNEAGIGSAAIAHSAAATSEPVREGIVALLEPFIDTVVICTMTALVVIVTGTYTGGYGEGVNMTSAAFASVLPWFPNVLSLAVFFFAFSTMISWSYYGERCWTHVFGARTSIVYKLLFLVFTFIGPLITLGHVVDFGDVMVFGMAFPNMLGAVLLAPKVRDALDDYWTRLKTGAMTPASARNLAAGEDPRAEAR; this comes from the coding sequence ATGACGTCTCGCGTCCTAGCAGCCCTTCTGGCGCTGGCTCTGCTCGTGGGCTCGCCGGCTGCCCCGGGATCGTTCGTATCCGTTGCCCATGCCCGGCAGGGCGACGAGGCCGCCTCGACCCTGAACGAGCAATTCGGCCGCTACCTCGTCGCGCCCTTCAAGACCGTATTGTTCTGGGACGTCGTGTTCTGGGACAACGGGCGCGAAGGCGAGACCGAGCTGCCGATCATCGTGCTGTGGCTGATCAGCGGCGCGCTGTTCTTCACCCTGCGCATGCGGTTCATCAACCTGCGCGCGTTCTCGCACGCCCTGGTCGTAACCGCGGGTCGCTACGATGATCCGAGCGAGCCCGGCGAGGTAAGCCATTTTCGCGCGTTGGCATCGGCTCTGTCGGCGACCGTGGGCCTGGGAAACATCGCCGGCGTGGCGATTGCCGTGGGAACGGGAGGCCCCGGCGCCACGTTCTGGATGATCTTGGCCGGATTCCTTGGCATGTCGTCCAAATTTGTCGAGTGCACCCTGGGCCAGATGTTTCGCGAGGTCGACAGCAACGGCCGGGTCCTCGGAGGCCCGATGCGTTATCTGTCGGCGGGCCTAAGCGAGCTGGGAATGCCTCGCACCGGAACCTTCCTCGCGATCTTGTTCTCCCTGCTTTGTATCGGGGCGAGCTTCGCAGGAGGCAACATCTTCCAGAGCAATCAATCCTACCAGATGACGGCCGAGGTCATCCCGTTCTTCCGCGACAACCCCACCCTCTACGGGCTGCTGATGGTCTTGCTCGTTGGGATCGTGATCGTGGGCGGCATCCGTCGCATTGGGGCCGTAGCAGGCTACATCGTGCCCGTGATGTGCGGCGTCTACGTGGTTGCCGGCGTCTGGATCCTGCTAAGCAACGTCCAGGCGATTCCTGGAGCGTTCGGACGCATCTTCAGCGAGGCCTTCACTCCCCAGGCTGGCTACGGTGGCTTCCTCGGGGTGTTGGTCACCGGCGTCCGGCGGGCCGCCTTTTCCAACGAAGCGGGCATCGGCTCGGCCGCGATAGCGCACTCGGCGGCAGCGACGAGCGAGCCCGTTCGGGAAGGCATCGTCGCGCTGCTCGAGCCCTTCATCGATACCGTCGTCATCTGCACCATGACCGCGCTCGTGGTAATCGTCACCGGCACCTACACAGGCGGCTACGGGGAGGGCGTGAACATGACCTCGGCAGCCTTCGCGAGCGTGCTGCCCTGGTTTCCCAACGTGCTGTCGCTGGCCGTGTTCTTCTTCGCATTCTCCACGATGATCTCGTGGAGCTACTACGGCGAACGCTGCTGGACCCACGTGTTTGGTGCCCGTACGTCGATCGTCTACAAGCTCCTGTTCCTCGTCTTCACCTTCATAGGCCCCCTGATCACGCTCGGCCATGTGGTGGATTTCGGAGACGTGATGGTGTTCGGGATGGCCTTTCCGAACATGCTGGGAGCGGTACTGCTCGCGCCCAAGGTCCGGGACGCCCTCGACGACTACTGGACACGCCTGAAAACCGGCGCCATGACGCCGGCAAGTGCACGCAATCTCGCGGCCGGCGAGGACCCGCGAGCAGAGGCCCGCTGA
- a CDS encoding NADH-quinone oxidoreductase subunit A — MVSVYLPVMLLLLVAVVVAFAMFTATSSAGPKNMTKAKAIPYESGSYTQGAQHVRLSVKFYLTAILFVVFDIEAVFLYPWGVMFRELGWFGLWEMLMFLGILGITLVYAWRKGALEWED; from the coding sequence ATGGTCAGCGTCTACCTGCCTGTCATGCTGCTGCTGCTCGTGGCCGTTGTCGTTGCGTTCGCGATGTTCACCGCAACGTCTTCGGCCGGTCCCAAGAACATGACGAAGGCCAAGGCGATCCCCTACGAGAGCGGGTCGTACACCCAGGGCGCTCAGCACGTCCGCCTCAGCGTGAAGTTCTATCTCACGGCTATCCTGTTTGTCGTTTTCGACATCGAGGCGGTGTTTCTGTACCCGTGGGGAGTGATGTTTCGAGAGCTGGGTTGGTTCGGCCTGTGGGAGATGTTGATGTTCCTCGGGATTCTGGGCATCACCCTCGTGTATGCGTGGAGAAAGGGAGCGCTCGAATGGGAGGACTAG
- a CDS encoding NADH-quinone oxidoreductase subunit C has protein sequence MSQRVVARLKQQFGDRILASSDFRGDDEARVGPNDWAEVARFLRDDDACAMDHFIDLTAVDYPERESDEGGCRFEVVLSLRSAAHNHRVRIKAQLPHAQPIASVTAVWEGADWAEREVWDMFGIRFEGHPDLRRILMYEEFEGHPLRKDYPIEKAQPLVPYRETGGIEKVMPFGGDEGQPYSRVDWLQRGRGRDLQVSPAIGLQQGQRQALSESTAETDRGEPDAT, from the coding sequence ATGAGCCAGCGGGTCGTAGCGCGGCTGAAGCAGCAGTTCGGCGACAGGATCCTGGCAAGCAGCGATTTCCGTGGCGACGACGAGGCTCGGGTAGGGCCCAACGACTGGGCCGAAGTAGCGCGCTTCCTGCGCGACGATGACGCTTGTGCCATGGACCACTTCATCGATCTTACGGCCGTTGACTATCCAGAGCGTGAGAGCGACGAAGGCGGCTGTCGTTTCGAGGTCGTGTTGAGTCTGCGCTCCGCCGCCCACAACCACCGGGTTCGCATCAAGGCGCAGCTGCCGCACGCGCAGCCCATCGCCAGCGTGACCGCCGTGTGGGAGGGTGCGGACTGGGCCGAGCGCGAAGTGTGGGACATGTTCGGTATACGCTTCGAGGGGCACCCGGACCTCAGGCGTATTCTGATGTACGAGGAATTCGAGGGGCATCCGTTGCGCAAGGACTATCCCATCGAAAAAGCACAGCCGCTGGTACCCTACAGGGAGACAGGAGGTATCGAGAAGGTCATGCCTTTTGGCGGTGACGAGGGTCAGCCCTACAGCCGTGTGGATTGGTTGCAGCGGGGCCGGGGCCGCGATCTGCAGGTTTCACCCGCGATCGGCCTGCAGCAGGGCCAGCGGCAGGCGCTGAGCGAATCCACGGCCGAAACGGATCGCGGCGAGCCGGATGCGACCTGA
- a CDS encoding PASTA domain-containing protein produces MYDDERVSIPGLGRRGAGPGCVSVVLLSMLTSAVVTVGILVAVQRFGLAGLEALLEGKPAEAAAEVVEVPDITSLPLAAAEEVLRARGLRLVVKEKDSHASIPLDHVAAQTPLAGSQVNPQSEVSVVVSEGSAIVSVPAVVGRSLADAKRALEQAGLRVGTPSATGKGPPGTVTAITPAPGTPVKTGSSVTLTVAPTGLQTPKLVGLSLSRAKAELAKRGLTLGQVRERYDRTKRAYVVLEQDPTPGSVVPRGATVDLVVNEGD; encoded by the coding sequence ATGTACGACGACGAGCGAGTGTCGATTCCAGGTCTTGGGCGGCGGGGCGCAGGTCCAGGGTGTGTCAGCGTTGTGCTGCTGTCCATGCTTACGTCCGCGGTCGTGACCGTGGGCATTCTCGTTGCTGTCCAGCGCTTTGGACTGGCGGGACTCGAAGCTCTGTTGGAGGGCAAGCCCGCCGAGGCAGCAGCCGAGGTGGTCGAAGTGCCCGACATCACCAGCCTGCCGCTGGCGGCTGCCGAGGAGGTGCTCAGGGCGAGAGGACTGCGGCTGGTGGTCAAGGAAAAGGACTCGCATGCCAGCATCCCGCTCGATCACGTGGCCGCTCAGACGCCTCTGGCCGGCTCGCAGGTGAACCCGCAGAGCGAGGTGAGCGTCGTCGTGTCCGAGGGGAGTGCGATCGTGAGCGTCCCGGCGGTAGTGGGCCGATCGCTGGCCGATGCGAAACGAGCGCTCGAGCAGGCCGGGCTCCGCGTCGGCACGCCGTCTGCGACGGGCAAGGGTCCGCCCGGGACCGTGACGGCGATCACGCCCGCTCCAGGTACCCCCGTCAAGACCGGCAGCTCGGTCACCCTGACCGTAGCCCCCACGGGGCTGCAAACGCCCAAGCTTGTGGGGCTGTCGCTGAGCAGAGCCAAGGCCGAGCTCGCCAAGCGCGGTCTCACGCTGGGGCAGGTGCGGGAGCGCTACGACCGGACAAAGCGGGCCTACGTTGTCTTGGAGCAAGACCCCACGCCCGGCAGCGTGGTGCCCCGCGGGGCGACGGTGGATCTGGTCGTCAACGAAGGCGACTAG